The window aaagagagtgagggaggggagagactgagagagagacagagacagagagagagacagagagagagagagagaataatcaTCTTGAGTGCCAGGAGTATAAGTGCTCAAAGTTAACATTTATTCCATTACTCTAACATTACTCTAATTTATGGTTCCATCATCACAGACACTTTCTGGAAGGCCAacctattgattttttttaatgcaccaATGGCAGTTCTTTCCAGAATACTGATGATATTGAGGTGTGAAACTGAACTCTGGCTGCCAGTCTCCATCCACGGGACTTCAGCCTCGAAATGGAGGAACTTAGAAGGTTGGCTTACTTGTCCAAGGAAACTGTTTTAAGGTTGTTCCCTTTTAAATGCAATAATTCCAATCTTACCAAAACAATACattaaaaggtattttttaaaaaaacatcatgAATATGACCTTCACAgcccatataatgttacttgtatgtatttgATTCCAGAGCtgtccaatatatatatatatatattacacaaacatacagcacacacacacacacacacacacacacacacacacacacagtgtgtgtgtgtgtgtgtgtgtgtgtgtgtgtgtgtgtctgtgtgtataacaACAGTTAAAGAAATGGAGGGCATGAGATTAAAGGGGTAAATGAGAAGGGTTGTAGAGAGGAAagggaatatttttaattttaatttaaataaataaaaaaacagcactaactgtagtggatagctgtttgAGTCATGTCCTGAAacaccacccctagtgaggcaTCTGTAGCTGTTACacttgcctatgaccttgaggtaccggCCCCTGGGGCGGGGGCCGCTGAGGACCCTTAAGACTGAGGATGCACGTATGCTCTCTCTTCTTGGCTACttcatggttttggatgctgagatcttaaATCAAAGCATTCAGCATGGAACATAGCTCAGCTATCCTGAACCCTACGATAAATCTCCCGTGGTTGTGAGttcacccccaaataaattcctttgatcattaaatagactccgtGGATTTATCTCATTAACTAGCCCTAGATAACTAGATAAACAGAACAGTACCATGCTGTCTTTTACATACAGGAAAGTGCATGCAAGACAGTCTAACATTTGTCCCCTCCTCTGTCAAACTCAGTGGTAAAATTATGTGAGAAATATATTCAATTTGGAGGAAGCTCTTCCCTATGTGGAATATTTGTGGCATCCTTTCCTTGCTTGGAAGGTCTCAGCTATCCAGGGAAGCTGAATATCACTGGAAGGCTGTCGACATGACTCTGGCTTTGAGTTAAGGCAGTGTCTCTTTAGCTCTTTCTTCTTGGTTTTGTGTTCTACCGTCAGCCTCAGCAGTGGCTCCGGGAAGTCATCtgaaactcttcttttttttgtccCCAGACAAGGAGTCAATAAGCACCCCACAACTTGAGTGTTCAGAGTTGGTATGCTTCCCTGGAGACCCAGCAGCTCTTGCCCTTTCTTACCTGAAGGGACACAAAGTTCTGTGAATGAGTCCTATGGGATTGACATAGGCTCGTGTGCTACTcagttttctgttattttaaccAATATATGAATCAATAAATTAAGAAagggaaatgtttattttggctcaattatttatttatttattcatttatttttcatttttctttattaagaaatgttctactcactccacacactatccacagatccccctccttcttcctcccacccccagacctctttcccaagccactccgcatccctacatcccccaaatcgaggtctcccatgaggagtcagcagaggccagcacactgagcctaggcaggtccaagccccttcccactgcaccaaggctgtgcaaggtgtcacactacaggcaccagattccagaagcctgcccatagaccagggacagatcccgatccccctgcctgggtggtCCCCAAACAGTTCGAGTTCAGctcaaatttttaaagttttgttgaTGATTGGTTTGGCCACACACTTTGGGTCTATGGTGGCATATTGTGGTAGATGTGCAGTTGAGCAAAACCACTCACTCTGCAGTTGGGAAGTGAAAAAGCATCCAACTAACTCCATTGAGAGCATGCTACAAGTGACCTAAAAACCTCTcattataggggttggggatttagctcagtggtagagcacttgcctagcaagcacaaggccctgggttcaatcctcagctcaaaaaaaaaaaaaaaacaacaacaacaacaaaaaacccctctcATTATGCCACTATCTCCCACAAGCTAATTCTTCAACTACATAGGCAAAAGACTAAGGACTGAGCCTAGATTACATACATCTTTGGGGCAACACTTACATTCCAAGCTACAATAACTTGAACCAGAAGTAAATGGGAGTTGATTCTTGGATGGTGGCTATTGTATTTAATTGGTGTTAATAAGAGCATAACAAATTTCACAAATGTCCCTCATGACTCTGGATTTTATTTTGGGACTGTATAGGTCGCTTTTCATGTATCTATCTGAATATCATACTTTCAGGTATTGGAGGAGACACTCAGAGATGATGTCCTTGCTCTCTGCTATTTTTCTCCAAATAATAGATGAGTTTTTTACTGGACCATTAAGTTATCTAGACCAGTCTTCTTCCAGCCCAGAGAATTCATGGCTGAGAACATTTCTGTCTTAACACTAATTGGCTTCCATGGGACATGGCTATGTCATTTTAAGACAATACCAATATCACATTTTGTAGCTTTTTGTCCCAGCATGGATTACTGAAGTCAATGACAATGGGCAGGTTCTTTAGGAAGAGATGTCTTCtttacatatttcatttttaggttttgtgagaaataaagtaaacataTATGATTAGTTCATACCCTTGACctataaaatgtaagagaaacACACGATAATGTGTTTTTGTGTGGTAAGCACCCAGTCCCTCATTTTTCCTGGTCTTGCTGTGATGGACTGGGATTTGCTTTCACAAAGCCCAAGGAACATAAGCTTTCCGGGATGCTGCTACACTCTGTGCCAAAAACATCAGCTTCAATGTTAAgttggaaaacattttattcCATACTTTCAAAATATTATGTTCCAGTGCATTTTATAAATACAGCTCACATAGTTGTGATGGAGAGTAGTTGAATATATTAGTGTAGTTTTCAAGAACCATgagacaaagaaataatttctcattTGGTAAAGGATGACAagattatttcttaaaatttgttcctagaaataaatcattttaaatgataaagGAACCCTCATTTAAATAGCCAATGCTGTGAAAATGTCAGAGAATAAAAGAAGCCTTGGCAAACATAACCCTCTGTAGTGCTGGCCtttagaaactgaaaagaaaaaagatttgaaCGATGTCCTGATACCAGTGTTGGATGACAGCTGAATATTGTGATCATGCCTATCGTCCCAGCGAATCAGAAGGCTAAGGTGGAATCACTGAGCttaggaattcaaggtcaacgTAGGCACATAGCAAGACCCCATCGcaaagaaaggatggaagaatTTTGACTCATCATCAAGTATATCTTCACTGTAGGTAATCCAAGATTTAGGAAgctgtacatatttattttaaaaatccaagcaTATGGGAAATATGTAAGCCTAAACTATAGTGGAAATTTGTATAGGctatacttctttttaaaagtttccggggaaggggatatatatatatagtgttaaATGCTTCCTCAGCATATGTACTTATGTGAAGTTATAGGTTTGATAccaaacatttacacacacacacacacacacacacacacacacacactcacactacaaattaaaacaaaactcacaaaacCTCAGCCCATTAAATCCTTTGATAGTcagtaaatatttaaagacatattaatatataaattagaAAGAATTAGAAGAAAGCACCAATCAATAATTAGTATAAGAAAGCAATAAACATCAATAAACATCTATCTTCCCACATAGGTGATCCAaacaagaaattttaaataaaaacaacaaaaacaaacaaacaaaaacaagccaagaGTAGTTAAAAACATAGTTTAAGTAACagatctatttttttcttaaaatcttgTGTGTGACACTGATGTTTCTTGACTTGagaatattaattttctttgaaattataTTAACCAAAAGGTCAGTCAATAAGGAAGGCCTATCCAGGGAGCCTACTGCTGCAAATTCTGTGTTTGGCCAGACTTAAAATCTCCCTGACACCCAGTTTCTCTAACATCTCCTCTATGCTTTCCACAGCACTATTGTGAGGGTTTTTGAAAGTCAACTGACATGAGCTAGACATGAAAAAACCACAGGTCATGATGCAAATCCTGAGTTACTGTGGATCATGaaccatttgtttattttcttttctaaattccaGATGTCTGCAAggctggcttcttctcattgtTTAGGTTTTAACTTAACTGTGTCTCCTTCTCAGGGAGAGCTTCACTGACCAAATAATTGACTATAAGGAAAGCCGTACCTATTGCCATCCACTCGGTGCTGGGCTGACATTTCCACACCACTCACAGCTCTCAGAACCCAAGCTGTGCTGCTTGCACTGTCCTATAATTTCAGCTCCCAGGAAGGGCATGTCACTTGTTTTCAGTCCTCACTCCCCATTCTAATAAAGGCTTAGGCTCTTAGGATCACTCCTGCCTCTCAATACAGGCACTGGGATGAACTCAGGTCTCAGTACTGGGTTAAGCTGGACCTTTTCATGCAGCTTCCTTGTAACAAGAGACCTTCACAGTGCAGTTTGTAAGTCTTCTGGGCACAGCGATACATTCTATTTGAAGACTTGTTTTCTCTGGGCCCCTTTGACTTTGGATAAAGTCCCTTTATGTGAAATGCTGCCTAGAATTTGTGTATCTGTGGAGGACCAGAAGAGAGATTTGCCTCTTGATTCTCTCTTGCAAGTAGTCAGGATTATTGAGGGCACTGTTTGGATACTCTTTCTCTATTgagggctgtcctggaattatGCTTGTAAAGATACGAGCTCAGACCACCATTCTGGGGGACATGATGCTTAAAAATCTAGGCGGTTTATTTAATTCCATAAAGAATTCCAAAATTTATGTGACCAAGACTTTATATATGCATTCTTTGCGAAGCTATTGAATGGAAACCCGGGTCTTTACTGTCATTCATAAATTTTGCACTACCTGGCTCCCATTGGCCTCTCTGGCTCAATGAATGCCTAGAGCTTTCCAGCCACACTGGCCTCCTGGcagcttctgcttcttccagatcctccctGCACAGGTAGACACAGGGTTGTTCCCACAAAACATTCAGTCTTTTGTTCAAATGATGCATATATAGACTCTTCCTAACCactgcaattaaaataaaaaaatgctgcTCCATCCACCCTACCATTtcctgtgtttaaattttacCAAAGCACTTATGTACTTCTTattaatttgcttttatttttgtctttttactcTCACCAATATCTAAATTCCACCAGGATAAGAAGTTTTGAATATTTACAACTAAGTGCCTTCAGTACCATAAAACAAGGAGTTAATAAGTAATATTGAATTAATgattgaataaaagaaaaagaaacccaagtacacacacacacacaaaaatcataaGATTTAAATAACTACATTTCAAACAGTTCACTGAAATCAATTAGATGGCATTCTTCAACCCTGGAAGCAGGGTGGTCATAGATTAGCATAGGGACAGAAACTCTAGGCTACTCTGGTACATAGGATATTACTGCATAggactggggggtgggctggggtaaAGGAAGAGGATAACCATCTGTGCAGCACTCCTGGATGCCATTCAGCTCTCCACTTGGCTATAAGCATCAGAATCTCCTGTGGTAACTATTACAAATACAGTTGACTGGACTCTACCCCAACAGGAGAATCTCTTACTCTTGGTTGGTGctgagaatttttatttctaatcaaTTCCCAAGGAATTCTGAAGCCCCTAGACTGACCCCTATCTGGGCCCCCAACTTTAGTTTGAAATCTACTCTGCTGGCCTGGGGCCGTCTTGGGTAGCCACCTAGATCCTTCAACTTGGTCTCTATATCCCTTATACCAGCTCTCCTTTTCAATCTCAAGTCCTTGACAGACGTGTGCAAGGTGATGCTTCATGGCTTCTGCCTTTTGCTTTTCCTAAGATCATGTTAGTTGGTGGTTGCTGACTTGAAGTCACCTGGGGAGCTTGATGGTTGTTTTGGATATTCTAGTTATCACTCTGTGGAGAGTATCTTTATAGAATGTAGCTCTTCCAGCCACTTTTAGTTGTGCAAAGACACTAGACTAGTAAGGTCATCTAAAGTAAAGTACTGTCAGCCATGTATAAGATATACCAGTGCTTTAGAGAATGTCTGTGAGGGGGTCGatggaagaatctcaaaaggCAGCTTTGTATAGGTCAGGCAGCCAGAGTGGAACATGTACTTTAAGGTGATTAAAGATATTATGGGAAAGTGTGAGAGAAGTCAGCCATAAACTAGCCTGGAGTTGTTGGGAAAATTCCTTTTTTCTAAATCCTCATTTACTCAGTGATAAAGTGAAGTGTTTTGACAGGATGTGTTGAGTGTTGCTTTCCATATGGTATGATAAAAGTACTATAATTTGTTGATTTGTATACATGAGTGTATGGCTaggtttttctccatttctggGTCTCAATGGTTCAGCTTATTAAAGTTGACCATTGTATTCTGTGTTGATCAAGTGCATGGATGACAGAACCAACTTACTAGTTTGAATTCTGTCCCTGGCATCTAGTAATCCCAGGCATAACACTTTTTGTAAGACTATGATAAAATTATCCTTAGAATTTTGTTGGATTAAATGAGTGATTACATGCAAGTGTATCTCTAATCATTGGAAAGGAAATGAGTTGATGCATGTGTAAAGTATATATTCAGTAAGTGTCTAGCACATAGAAGACTATATAAGTGATGCTAACATTTCTTTTTACGTGTATATTTTTATCAGGGCTATAATTTGTCTGCTTTAGACTTTGTGTGCATAGGATTTATACTGAAAATTATGGTTAGAACATGAGGTCACCAGAAATTCTTATGATAAATTACTGTTGTAATGagtttctgaaatattttagaaACACCATTATTCTCTTATGAGATGTGTCTAGAAACAATGAGGTACACGGCagtctttaaaagacaaaattagaATATAGAAAAGTGTGAAAGGAATGACCAAAAACAAGTATAATGAAAATTCAAGGAGCTTCTTCTTCTTTGGGAAAACATCAAATGGCTCATTGACTTTTTCCTGGGTGGATCCCTAAAGGATGAGGTTCTAAAGATCATGCCAGTGCAGAAGCAGACTTGGGCTGGCCAGTGGACCAGGTTCAAGGCTTTTGTCGCTATTGGGGACTACAATGGTCATGTTGGTCTTGGTGTTAAGTGCTCCAAGGAAGTAGCTACTGCCATCCGAGGGGCCATCATCTTGGCCAAGCTGTCCATTGTCCCTGTGTGGAGAGTCTACTGGGGGAACAAGATTGGCAAGCTTTACACTGTTCTGTGCAAAGTGACAGGCTGCTGTGGCTCTGTGTTGGTGCGTCTCATCCCTGCCCCCAGAGGCACTGGCATTGTCTCTGCTCCTGTGCCTAAGAAGCTACTGATGATGGCCGGTATTGATGACTgctacacatcagccaggggctGCACTCCCACCCTGGACAACTTTGCCAAGGCCACCTTTGATGCCATCTCCAAGACCTACAGCTACCTGACCCCCGACCTCTGGAAAGAGACTGTGTTCACCAAATCTCCTTATCAGGAATTCACTGACCATCTTGTGAAAACCCACACCAGAGTGTctgttcagaggacccaggctccagctGTGGCCACCACATAAGGGTTTTTgtgcaagaaaaataaagtgaattaaatctgttaaaaaaaaaaaaaagaaaattcaaggaaTGAAGACAATGTTCTGTATCTTGTAAATGCTCCTGCTGACATCCTGATGCAGgtcattccacttcctggtaccTAGTCACCCCTGGcttttaagaaaattataacaTAGAGAGCTCTAACAAGAACAGTCCTTGTTCTACCTGTTCTAGAACATGGTTGGCCCTCCAGTATAAAACCTCCTTCCCTCCACCTGAGCTGAAAATGCATGGTCATAGATGGAGCTATGCTCTAGCTCTTCCTCCTCACAGGCCAGAAAAAGACAAGTTTTCTAGCCCCAGACTTGCTTGATGCAGTCATGATGATGTTGTTTCTAGCATCAGTGAAGAAGATGGTCCTCCTCAGGTCATGGATGGTGCTATTGATGGCAATGACAGTGACAGATGAGATGAAGCCAGTGAGGGGAATGATTTTGTGCATCATGATGACAGTGAGCAAGCAAGACAGCCTTGAAGATGAAAGGCAGGTCTGAGTGAATGATCTGGTATACCCAGAAAAATCAAGAAGATAAAGAGTGTGAAGGAGCTGACTCATCCTCAAGCATGATGCTTTGAATGGCAAGTCTGGACATATCCCACGAGGTTTAGGAAGTCAAGGGATTTTCAGAGATTGAGGGTGATGATGACTGTGACGAGTCTGAGGTCAACAAAGGTGCCTAAGGAGGAACCTCATTCTGATGGGGATCTGCCTCTCCTTTACAGCAGCAGCTGGAGTTTTACCCCATTCTTTTACTCCAGGATCCAAGTACCTTCCAATGCCAGGACCACAGACTGCTGAATCTTCTGTACTACTTTTACAGCTTTATGAACTGCCTAGAGGCTTCTGTCTAGACAACCTACAGGGATTCCTGAAAACCTGGAATGTCAGGAATCTGAGGGGCCCTTTACCAGGCCAAGACTATCACCAGGGTGGACCTCCTCAGTCCCAATCTCCAGTCTTgctgcctggctctctctctctctcaaggatTCCCACCAAGGCAATTCCCTTGCCAACTCAGTCTTCCTTCTAACTCATCTTCCTTCTACCTCACAATATGCCCACCTTTGGTGCCTCCATTCAGACCTGCTCTGTTTGGAATTTTCCCTTGATTAATTTGTAATTAAGTTTCCCAATCAACTTGATTCAGTGACCCTGAATGGTACAGGTGCACTAGCGTTGAGAAGAGAGCTGCAACAAGTCAAGCCAAGTCACAGATCCCCAATCCCAAACAGAGCTTACTTAGCCTTGACCCACTGCACAGAGAGTGCATGGGAAGTAGTAGTTAGAGGACGTCTTTGCCGTGCCGCTCACCTAAGCAGCCTCCGAATCTGGTCCTTCTGGTCCCTGTTTCAGTGTGAACTAAGGATGACATTTAAGAAACTTATGAAGTGGGCGGAAGGGCTGCTGTGACAGACTGATGCCAGAAGAGGCTTCCATTCAAAACAGCGGCCTCGGGTCATGACAAACTGAGTCGGGCTGTTCTGGGCACTAGCTCTTAGGCATAAAGAGTGGTGTAGCCCTAGCCTAATCATTCTGCTCCACCTGAACAAACAATATCACCAGAAATTGACAACAATCCACTCTGCTCCCAGTAAAAGCACAAAAAACAGCACTAACTTGCTGGTGGatacttgtgtgtatatgcatgtccCTCTGAGTGTGCTCAATCTTCATCCAGCACAAAGGCTGCCGCACCTTGCTCTTCCAACAAAGCAGCTCCAAACAGGTGAGATCcagtctgtctgcttctctgcctcATTTTTCTTACACATGGATCAAGAAGAGCTCATTAAACTTAGTGAAAGGGTTACTTAGGGTATGAAagtattttgaaatttcaaatgCTAGAGACCTCCTTAGATGTAGCCACACTTTGGAAATGTGTGATTAGTGGAACCTTAGTTATTTAATTCTTTTGAATCACAGGACACAAGACTTAAGATTTCTgtgaaacaacagcaaaatgcTTGTTTattggcttttgtgtgtgtgtgtggggggttaattaaaatattttcccataaaTAGTTAACTTGTACAGAGTGGATCACAATGTCATTTCTGAATTCAGACTAAGATATGTGACAAGAAAATGTACAACTCCTTAAAAAATTCAAACTTAATATTAAAAAAgttgcaaataaaataaacatcacacaccaaaacTAACCAGATCAAGATTCTATACATCTCACTGAACTTCTATACAGTATGTATAATTCTTtgaatataattattttctaCCACCATAAACTGAATGTTTCATGGGAAATAAagggcaagcaagcaaaaaaaaaaaaaaatctcagttaaCTTCAAAATAACAGTTGCAGACACCATGCTACTTCAACCCTAAATAAAGATCATTTCTTACTTAAACACAATATTAAGactaaattgtttttttaaaagatttatttattttttatgtatccatgtatgcctgcatgccagaagagggcaccagatctcattatagacagttgtgagccaccatgtggttgctggaaattgaactcaggacctgtggaagggcagccagtgctcttaatttctgagccatctctctagcccgagaTTAAGTTATGTTCCAAATGTCTAACATAAGTGTATGTCTAGCATATATTCAAGTTTTGCCTAGGTCCCCAAATCTTAAATGACAGcttatttttgtaaaaattagAATTCAATCATTACTCTGACTTCCTTACTATATTTGGTTGTTCTGTGCCTTTCatccttaaaatttaaaacaagtctCTCACACTTACTCCTCTTTTATCATGTGAATTTTTAAGGGACAGAACTATTTATTAAATgtcccacttttatttttttagatttgtctGTGAAATTGTTTAACTCACTCCTTATACTTTACGTTAAAGAAATTAAAGCCTTGGTTACATTTCTGTTACATATTCCATTGTCTTAcagatttcattattttgttgagAAATCCATTTTCAGTCTGTTCTTAATACTTTTGTATCAATGGCTTGCAATCTGGTGTGattcccacccccacaccccaacaTACCTGACCCTTTACTCCAGCACAGAACCTTTAACAGTGTCTGGAGTCCATCTCACTTGCTTAGAAAGTCTATTTCAAACATAAtcgtcttactttttttttttttattcttttctttccgtGTAGTTTCAGAGCAATATTATgtacttaaaaaaattactgttCAGGATTAGTTTTTGTATGGTTtgttataattaattatttttagaaaaaaaaatcccaggcaTTCTTCTGTTACTGGGAAATGACTTTtcagacacagtttatagccAACTGAAAATTGTTATCACAGCTGGCTGGGGCTACACTCAGGTATTTGGTATCCAACTGTAGCATTGTGTGTTTAgggtaagttttttgttttttgtcttttgtcttttcaaCAACAGAACAAGCATATTCTGGTATCTTTGGCAGCTTCAGTGATAGGTTTTATGCAAgtaagcagtttaacagaagctaagataactTAGCTGGGACATCTAGACCttgggttcctagaatagagtgATTTCCCATGGGATTcgccatcaaggagatcaaattttAGTTAAATGTAAAAtagcctcagcaagaatacaagatgaagGAAACTTTGTACTGTCTTGACCTGTCATAGTCCTTAAAAAATCTTACTTTAAGATGGCTTTTGATTTCTTAAGACATAaaatttttcaagttttatgtTAGTCACTTTAAAAAGTGTCAAATGAGAGGCTAAGACTGTTGAGGACATCATAAAACAAACTATAGAAATCCTGCATATATCTCTTTTTTTCATACAGTGTGGTTATAAACCTTTtcctatttatatataaaaaatttgGTCATATAACTTCTTAGTATGGGAATAAAAATAGTCTTTCTTTGAACATATTTTACaagtactttgttttcttttaaatattcaaaaagaatttttgagattaaaatataattggatcattttctcttccctttcctctctccaaaccctttaATGTAACTCTTCATCCTACTTtatatctttcaaattcatggcttctttttccttatttttttgttatatatatgatACAAACTGCTCAGTCAATGTAAAGTTAGTTGTATGCGTGTATTTATAGAGCTGATTATGTTCTTGGTATGCTTTTCCCTGGAAAAGACTATTTCCCCCCTACTTCACATTCCTTAgtcacctgtagttctttgtctaagatTGAGGCCAT is drawn from Onychomys torridus chromosome 6, mOncTor1.1, whole genome shotgun sequence and contains these coding sequences:
- the LOC118586152 gene encoding 40S ribosomal protein S2-like, with product MYFKELLLLWENIKWLIDFFLGGSLKDEVLKIMPVQKQTWAGQWTRFKAFVAIGDYNGHVGLGVKCSKEVATAIRGAIILAKLSIVPVWRVYWGNKIGKLYTVLCKVTGCCGSVLVRLIPAPRGTGIVSAPVPKKLLMMAGIDDCYTSARGCTPTLDNFAKATFDAISKTYSYLTPDLWKETVFTKSPYQEFTDHLVKTHTRVSVQRTQAPAVATT